Proteins from a genomic interval of Pseudomonas asplenii:
- a CDS encoding thiamine pyrophosphate-dependent dehydrogenase E1 component subunit alpha — MSTLPTEQLLHAYRVMRTIRAFEERLHVEFATGEIPGFVHLYAGEEASAAGVMAHLDDEDCIASTHRGHGHCIAKGVDVYGMMAEIYGKKTGVCQGKGGSMHIADLSKGMLGANGIVGAGAPLAAGAALAAKLKGSRSVAVAFFGDGGSNEGAVFEAMNLASVWNLPCIFVAENNGYAEATASNWSLACDHIADRAAGFGMPGVTVDGFDFFAVHEAAGAAIERARAGEGPSLIEVKLTRYYGHFEGDAQTYRAPDEVKHYRETRDCLMQFRERTVRAGLLQASALDSIDAEVHASIDEAVLRAKADPKPSPADLLSDVYVAYP, encoded by the coding sequence ATGTCCACGCTACCGACTGAACAACTGCTCCATGCCTATCGCGTGATGCGCACCATCCGCGCCTTCGAGGAACGCCTGCACGTGGAGTTCGCGACCGGCGAAATTCCCGGCTTCGTGCACCTGTACGCCGGTGAGGAAGCTTCCGCCGCAGGCGTCATGGCCCACCTCGACGATGAGGATTGCATCGCCTCCACCCACCGCGGCCACGGCCACTGCATCGCCAAGGGTGTGGACGTGTACGGAATGATGGCCGAGATCTACGGCAAGAAGACCGGTGTCTGCCAAGGCAAGGGCGGCTCCATGCACATCGCTGACCTGTCCAAGGGCATGCTCGGCGCCAATGGCATCGTCGGGGCCGGTGCGCCGCTGGCAGCCGGTGCAGCCCTGGCTGCCAAGCTCAAGGGCAGCCGCTCGGTGGCGGTGGCCTTCTTCGGCGACGGCGGCTCCAACGAAGGCGCGGTGTTCGAGGCCATGAACCTGGCATCGGTGTGGAACCTGCCGTGCATCTTCGTCGCCGAGAACAATGGCTACGCCGAAGCCACCGCCTCGAACTGGTCGCTGGCCTGTGACCACATCGCCGACCGCGCCGCCGGCTTCGGCATGCCTGGGGTGACGGTGGATGGCTTTGACTTCTTCGCGGTACACGAAGCGGCCGGTGCTGCCATCGAGCGCGCCCGGGCTGGCGAGGGTCCGTCGCTGATCGAGGTCAAGCTCACCCGCTATTACGGTCACTTCGAAGGTGATGCCCAGACTTACCGCGCACCCGACGAGGTCAAACACTACCGCGAAACCCGTGACTGCCTGATGCAATTTCGTGAACGCACCGTGCGCGCCGGTCTGCTGCAGGCCTCTGCACTGGACAGCATCGATGCCGAAGTACACGCGAGCATCGATGAAGCCGTGCTGCGCGCCAAGGCCGACCCCAAGCCCTCGCCAGCCGACCTGCTGAGCGACGTGTACGTCGCCTACCCCTGA
- a CDS encoding alpha-ketoacid dehydrogenase subunit beta, whose amino-acid sequence MARKISYQQAINEALAQEMRRDPTVFIMGEDNAGGAGAPGEDDAWGGVLGVTKGLFHEFPGRVLDTPLSEIGYVGAAVGAATRGLRPVCELMFVDFAGCCLDQILNQAAKFRYMFGGKAVTPLVIRTMVGAGLRAAAQHSQMLTALWTHIPGLKVVCPSSPYDAKGLLIQAIRDNDPVIFCEHKLLYSMQGEVPEELYTVPFGEANFLREGDDVTLVTYGRMVHLAMDAAASLARQGVSCEVLDLRTTSPLDADSILESVEKTGRLVVIDEANPRCSMATDIAALAAEQAFSALKGPIRQVTAPHTPVPFSDALEDLYIPSAAKIEATVLELVRGRKVA is encoded by the coding sequence ATGGCCAGAAAAATCAGTTACCAGCAGGCCATCAACGAAGCCCTGGCCCAGGAAATGCGCCGCGACCCGACGGTGTTCATCATGGGCGAGGATAATGCCGGCGGCGCTGGCGCACCCGGTGAGGACGACGCCTGGGGTGGCGTGCTCGGCGTCACCAAGGGCCTGTTCCACGAATTCCCCGGCCGCGTGCTGGACACCCCGCTGTCGGAGATCGGCTACGTCGGCGCTGCGGTGGGCGCCGCAACGCGCGGCCTGCGTCCGGTGTGCGAACTGATGTTCGTCGACTTCGCCGGCTGCTGCCTGGACCAGATCCTCAACCAGGCCGCCAAATTTCGCTACATGTTCGGTGGCAAGGCGGTGACCCCGCTGGTGATCCGCACCATGGTCGGCGCAGGGCTACGGGCCGCCGCCCAGCATTCGCAGATGCTCACCGCACTCTGGACGCACATCCCCGGGCTGAAGGTGGTCTGCCCCTCCTCGCCCTATGACGCCAAGGGTCTGCTGATCCAGGCCATCCGTGACAACGACCCGGTGATCTTCTGTGAGCACAAGCTGCTCTACTCGATGCAGGGCGAAGTGCCGGAAGAGCTGTACACCGTGCCTTTCGGCGAAGCCAACTTCCTGCGCGAGGGTGACGACGTGACCCTGGTGACCTATGGGCGCATGGTTCACCTGGCCATGGACGCCGCCGCGAGCCTGGCGCGCCAGGGTGTGTCCTGTGAGGTGCTGGACCTGCGCACCACCAGCCCCCTGGACGCCGACAGTATCCTTGAAAGCGTCGAGAAAACCGGCCGCCTGGTGGTCATCGATGAGGCCAACCCACGCTGTTCCATGGCCACGGACATTGCCGCCCTGGCTGCCGAACAGGCCTTCAGCGCCCTCAAGGGACCGATCCGCCAGGTCACCGCGCCGCATACGCCGGTGCCCTTCTCCGACGCCCTGGAGGACCTGTACATCCCCAGCGCGGCGAAGATCGAGGCCACCGTTCTGGAGCTGGTACGAGGGAGGAAGGTCGCATGA
- a CDS encoding 2,3-butanediol dehydrogenase, translated as MRAAVWHGRNDIRVENVPLPGDPPAGWVQIRVHWCGICGSDLHEYVAGPVFIPVEAPHPLTGIKGQCILGHEFCGEIVKLGDGVEGFSSGEIVAADACQHCGTCYYCRNGQYNICENLAFTGLMNNGAFAQWVNVPANLLYKLPAGFPAEAGALIEPLAVGMHAVKKAGSLLGRNVVVVGAGTIGLCTIMCAKAAGAAQVIALEMSSARKAKAQEVGASHVLDPNECDVLAEIRRLTHGLGADVSFECIGNKHTAKLAIDAIRKAGTCVLVGIFEEPSSFNFFELVATEKQVFGSLAYNGEFADVIAFIADGRLDITPLVTGRIELEDIVEKGFLELVNNKEHNVKIIVSPQVA; from the coding sequence ATGCGCGCAGCGGTCTGGCACGGACGCAACGATATACGCGTGGAGAACGTACCGCTGCCGGGTGACCCGCCAGCCGGGTGGGTGCAGATCCGGGTCCACTGGTGTGGCATTTGTGGTTCAGACCTGCATGAGTATGTCGCAGGTCCCGTGTTCATACCGGTGGAAGCGCCACACCCGCTCACCGGCATCAAGGGACAATGCATTCTCGGTCACGAATTCTGCGGCGAGATCGTCAAGCTCGGCGACGGCGTCGAGGGTTTCAGCAGTGGCGAGATCGTCGCGGCTGACGCCTGCCAGCACTGTGGGACCTGCTACTACTGCCGCAACGGCCAGTACAACATCTGCGAGAACCTGGCCTTCACCGGACTCATGAACAACGGCGCCTTCGCCCAATGGGTCAACGTACCAGCCAACCTGCTGTACAAACTGCCCGCCGGCTTCCCCGCCGAAGCCGGAGCGCTGATCGAGCCCCTGGCAGTGGGCATGCATGCCGTGAAGAAAGCCGGCAGCCTGCTGGGGCGCAATGTAGTGGTGGTTGGCGCGGGCACCATCGGCCTGTGCACCATCATGTGCGCCAAGGCCGCGGGTGCCGCCCAGGTGATTGCATTGGAAATGTCCTCGGCGCGCAAGGCCAAGGCTCAGGAGGTCGGCGCCAGCCATGTGCTGGATCCGAACGAGTGCGATGTGCTCGCGGAAATACGCCGTCTCACCCACGGCCTGGGGGCGGACGTCAGCTTCGAATGCATCGGCAACAAGCACACCGCCAAGTTGGCCATCGATGCCATTCGCAAGGCTGGTACCTGCGTGCTGGTGGGCATCTTCGAGGAGCCCAGTTCGTTCAACTTCTTCGAACTGGTGGCGACCGAGAAGCAGGTGTTCGGCTCGTTGGCCTACAACGGCGAGTTCGCCGATGTGATCGCCTTCATCGCCGACGGCCGCCTGGACATCACGCCGTTGGTTACCGGGCGTATCGAGCTTGAAGACATCGTCGAGAAGGGTTTCCTGGAGCTGGTGAACAACAAGGAGCACAACGTGAAGATCATTGTTTCACCCCAGGTGGCTTGA
- a CDS encoding acetoin dehydrogenase dihydrolipoyllysine-residue acetyltransferase subunit has translation MSQIHTLTMPKWGLSMTEGRIDTWLKNDGDVIEKGDSVLDVETDKISSSVEAPFSGVLRRQIAREEEVLPVGALLAVIVDGEASDEEIDEVVNRFQAEFIPNGGAEADSGPTPLKVELNGSVLRYFERGEGGVPLLLIHGFGGDLNNWLFNHEPLAAERRVIALDLPGHGESGKSLQHGGLDELSGAVLSLLDHLDIQQAHLAGHSMGGAVALNTARLAPRRVRSLSLLASAGLGEEINGDYLQGFVKANSRNELKPQLVQLFSDPALVNRQMLEDMLKYKRLEGVGTALQQLADQLFANGQQQVDLRPVLGSTEHPALVIWGEADAIIPASHAEGLSAEVHVLPKQAHMLQLEDAEAVNALLLDFLKRH, from the coding sequence ATGAGCCAAATCCATACCCTGACCATGCCCAAGTGGGGCCTGTCGATGACCGAAGGGCGTATCGACACCTGGCTCAAAAACGACGGTGACGTCATCGAGAAAGGTGATTCGGTGCTCGATGTGGAGACCGACAAGATCAGCAGCAGCGTCGAGGCACCCTTTTCCGGCGTGCTTCGACGGCAGATCGCGCGTGAGGAAGAGGTGCTGCCGGTCGGTGCTCTGCTGGCCGTTATCGTCGACGGTGAAGCCAGCGACGAAGAGATCGACGAGGTGGTCAATCGTTTCCAGGCGGAGTTCATCCCCAACGGCGGTGCCGAAGCAGATAGCGGTCCGACACCGCTGAAGGTCGAGCTGAACGGCAGTGTGCTGCGCTACTTCGAACGTGGCGAAGGCGGCGTACCGTTGCTGCTGATCCACGGTTTTGGCGGCGACCTGAACAACTGGCTGTTCAACCACGAGCCGCTGGCGGCCGAGCGTCGGGTCATTGCCCTTGACCTGCCGGGCCATGGAGAGTCGGGCAAAAGCCTTCAGCACGGCGGCCTCGACGAACTGAGTGGTGCGGTACTCAGCCTGCTCGATCACCTGGACATCCAGCAGGCGCACCTGGCCGGGCATTCCATGGGCGGTGCCGTAGCCCTCAACACCGCACGACTGGCGCCACGACGGGTGCGCTCGTTAAGCCTGTTGGCCAGCGCCGGCCTGGGCGAAGAGATCAACGGTGATTACCTGCAAGGCTTCGTCAAGGCCAACAGTCGCAACGAGCTCAAGCCGCAACTGGTGCAGTTGTTCTCCGACCCGGCGCTGGTCAACCGCCAGATGCTGGAAGACATGCTCAAGTACAAGCGACTCGAAGGCGTGGGCACCGCCCTGCAGCAACTCGCCGATCAGCTCTTCGCCAACGGCCAGCAGCAGGTCGACCTGCGCCCGGTGCTGGGCAGCACTGAGCACCCGGCGCTGGTGATCTGGGGCGAGGCGGACGCGATCATTCCGGCCAGCCACGCCGAAGGCCTCTCTGCCGAGGTTCATGTGCTGCCCAAACAGGCGCACATGCTCCAGCTAGAAGACGCCGAAGCGGTCAACGCCCTGTTGCTGGACTTCCTCAAACGCCATTGA